The DNA region TCGATTGGAAAAAAATCTTAGTGGGAACTCTAGACTCCCATAACTTATAGGCCGAAAAAAGTAATGTTAAAGTCGTATATGGAACTCTCGCGTTAGGAATATGCGAAGGAATTTGGATACAACATGTTCTGAAAATCCTATCATGTTGTTACGTGATCATCAAGAAGCAATAAGTATTGTCAGAAATGTAGTACAATATTATGGTAGAACAAGCATTAATTGTATGTGCCATCTAGAAAATGAAATTGTAGATATTTTCACTAAAGCTATCTAGATACCAACTTTGAGGAATTAAGATGCAAGTTAGGCATACACCAATTTATTATTCACAATAACAACAGCTAAGGCGTGGCAAGTGATCAAATGAACCATAATGtagattttcaaatatatatataggattgTTAATGTTTTACTTATTTTGGGTAGTTAAATATAGATggatataaataaaagtaacacatgtgcatatatatatatataatataattgtataGAAAGTGTTAAATTAACTAGTAACCATTACTTATTTCACCCTTCAAATCAGTTAACCTCTCAATAGaaaaaaccaaaatcaatcaCGATTAACAAGCTGATGTACGAGGTTGTTCCCCATAGCCATGACAAACTGCTGATCATGCATGCAATTTCATGCAAATATATGATCTCAAACTCAAACCTAAACTTTCACACCTGATCTATCTCAATCTTTCTTGGGTTCCCAAGAAATGCAGAAAGGTAATTAATTACATCTACCATTGACCATTgttaaattcattattattgTATTGATGATCATGATCCAATCTCCATGATCAGATCATAGCACCATCATCGGCCATTCCCCGTCGTACACGCAGATCTTGGTTGCGTCGTCAGTCGGGTTGATCATCGCAGCGGCCATGCATTACCGCCTTAAGAAAGTTAGAGATTGTAAAGTCATTCCTCGAATTAGGCTTTCTGATCAAGGCGGTGTCATTTACCTAGAATGTTTCCCTTCCTATGTTGGTAAGTTAAGTAATAATATTCCAAATCTCATTCACATTCCTTATTATATGTATGAATGCATGCATTAATCATATTCTAAATCCCATTCACAGCAAGACAGATGGGGTTCAGAAACAAGAAAGATTGTCCACTCCTATGTAGGATGGCTTCAGAATACATAAGAAAATCAGAAGGATGTGAAGATGACATATATGCCTATTTCTGCAACGAGCAACACGCGGAATCTCTCTTCATTAAGCTTGTGGAGGAGTTCGAGAGATGCATCTTAAGTTACTTTGCTTTTCATTGGAACCACGCCCACTTCATGATGAGCCAGGTATTGGGTGCTGAAATTGAGCCTAAAATGAAGCTTAGGCACATTGTAATGGCTGCAACAAGGTatgaaatcttttatttatttggacACATGTTAGGACAAAAACTGTCACAAATTTAATAGTTTGATTCgattttctttcaattttcaaataatcaatctttTATATGTTCTAGGGAGCAGAGATTTGAAAGGGTTACTAAGAACTTAAAGGTGGCAAGAGTGTTTAACACCTTAGTGGAGGAGATGAAGGCTATCGGACTTGCAGCATCTGACGACTCACAATGCACCGATGTGATGGCTCCTGTGGATCACAAGGATAGAAGCCCTGTTCTCCTCCTCATGGGAGGTGGAATGGGAGCTGGGAAGAGTACTGTTCTTAAGGACATTCTCAAAGAGtaagtattataattattatcattttccataattaaacttaacataatgaatatacatgtatatatatatttgtacagCCCATTTTGGGCAGGTGCTGCAGGAAATGCAGTTATAATTGAAGCAGATGCTTTCAAAGAATCAGATGTTATATACAAAGCTCTTAGTTCCACAGGCCATCATCATGACATGATTAAAACAGCTGAATTGGTACATATATCTTATctgttttctttttcaattcaTTATTCTAAAGAACGACTGATGCAGGTGCACCAATCATCGACTGATGCAGCTTCGTCGGTCCTAGTGACTGCGTTAAACGAGGGAAGGGATGTGATCATGGATGGGACACTCTCATGGGTGCCATTTGTAGTTCAGACTATAGCCATGGCTAGGAATGTCCATCGCAGCAGGTATCGAATGGGCATCGGTTATAGAGTCAGCGATGACGGATCAGTGACAGAGAGTTATTGGGAGAAAATGGAAGAAAGGGAACAAGAACAGGAAGGGGTTAAGAAGAGGAGACCATACAGAATAGAGTTGGTTGGAGTTGTATGTGATGCTTATTTAGCCGTTATTAGAGGCATAAGGTATGTATTTACCCGCCATTTTGTTTGTTAGTTTTGGATCTATCCAAAAACGATAATTCAAGTGAAAATCTAAAGTTTGATTCCATTAAAAGAACAATGAATGTTGTGTTTACTAATGTTGTGCTGAAAACAGGAGAGCTATTCTGTGCAGAAGAGCTGTGAGGGTTAAATCACAGTTGAAATCACACAAAAGGTTTGCTGATGCATTTGGAACTTACTGTCATCTTGTAGACAATGCTAGGCTATATAGCACTAATGCATTAGAAGGCCCTCCAAAGGTATCAATCAATTATAAACTACTATTTCGTCGTTTGTGATTACATTAgatgaaacttattttaaaacattcttaATTCATTAGTTGATAGGGTGGAAAGACAAAGACAAGACATTGTTGGTTGATCCAGATGAAATAAGGTGCGTAAGCACGGTTGGGAGGTTGGCCGACGAAGCAAACTCCATCTACCAACTATACGGGAGGCCAAATCCAGCTTACGAAGATGGAAAtatatggaaagatattgtttTGTCACCTTCAAGGCTTAATATTCAGAAAGAGCTTAAGTTTTCCATTCAAAAGATTGAGAAAGCCAAAGCTACTTCTGTATGATCTTCTATATATTACATAGATGGTGCATGGAATAGACATGATGACTGCAATGTTCCTCCAACAATTGTACCTGATTAAACTTTTAACAGTTTGTTTTGGACAATATTCTTATTGATTGATGCATGGTAGCATGCAGACAATTAGTTTGAATCTGTTCAGATTtgtaattcattaaataaatttactaaaCACAAACTTGATCCATTCATGTGAAATGTAATTGATCCCTAGATACAAGAAATCAGAGCTAGGGATGATTAATTCTATGCATGAAAGAATCGGTTGTGCTGGATTTTATCAGAGATTACTTGAAGCCTAGGTATTGAATGTGTAAGTCTTTGTGGTTCTCCATCCCACTTGACCTTGATGGGTCATTTGGAtccaaaaagtaaaaaaaatcataacatgGTTCGACTCGAGCTTATGATATCGAGCACCTTTTTCATGACATTGGCTGAGAGTAAGACCGATTTGCCTTAATCTTGGAAGAAGATATTGTGGATCTTCTTGAAAAGTTTAGGATTAGTTAATTTTGTGTTCTGTTTTCGCCCATGTTGGTACCCATCATTGAATTTTTGTGTTTTCCCTTAAACTACATATTATGAATTTCAGGAGTAGGACCttcttcaaaaatattaaaaaaaacacctAAAATTAAAACCAGTTTCTACGTTGACAAACaaaattttactaattttatggatgtttggttTTAAGTAGGCATATTATCACGAGTAGAAACTCGATCACCAAATATTCCCGCGCAGCACTAGGCTAGATTGCCACAATACCAATGGGCcgtgaaaatatgtttaataagaaaataacataataatatgtATACATTCTCTCTTATTTGCTGAATACAtttggttattattattattttacttttgaaaAACATCGGTTGTAGAAATAAACATACATGATTTTAACATAGGTCAAACATAAAATACAAAAGCAGGGGAATAGGAAGAGGACTAAAATGAATCTTCCCTCTATTCAAAAAATGAATGAAGTCTTCCTTGGAAGAGTAATAATATACatacatttaattataaactaGCACCCTTTTTTAACCTATAACCACCCAAAAATGTAGCCAAAAGAGAAGGATTATAGACGTTTATTCCTATCATAGAATGGAACAGAGTTTAGCATGTGCATTCGCAAGAATAAGAACAAATCCGTATCGTTTTCTTGCAAGAATTTGCAAGCATTGGAAACATATTCAAATGCATGTCCATATATATGAGATGCAACAGCTGCCTTGTAACTCACCAGTTGCAATTCACCTGTTTCACAATTCTATGTTTTCAGTTCACCCCAAAggtaaaacattaaaaataaaaataaaaagttttaccTGCTGTTGTTTCTAAGCTAAAGGTGTTTGGACTGAAATGCCTTGACAACCACCATCTACAACGAAACGCCCAGGATTTTCCAGATCCCCCCTCGATAAACATTTTGGGGACCCTATTGAAACGAACTGAGTATCCATGCCTGGCCGTATTATTTCCAGTTTCATCTATGCACACTGACATTCGGTCCTCTTCAGTTACAGAAAGCTTCAGGAAACAACTAGCAAACTCATGCCACATACTACTTTCTGCATATGTACCATCTAAATGAAGACCTATCATTTCTACAAGTTCTTCAGGACCATACTCTCCTGCAAATGAATCGTTTACATAATTACTTACTGTATATACTACCTACATAAATAAGGAATATGTTCaaaatacaaacatatatataccaTTATGATGCATGCTGATGAGCTTCGATAATGAATGAGAGCATGTTGGATCCTTCTTCAACGTTTCTTCATAGCAAGCTACCATTTTGCTATAACTGTCTCTATCAAATGATTCCAGAAGACTTGCTTTCAAtctaatatgaataaaaaattaaaacaaataaaaacagtttaaaaaaatataatcaaaatctaCAATTGGTGAGAACTGTTAATTGTTTGTTTCTTCTTGTGCTTTCTAATCTGACACCAACACGTTTGGCTAAAGCTGAATTGGATCTGAACATTGAATTGGGGTGGTTTAATTCCAGCTATGTTTGTTTATGGGCTTAAAATTAGAATTCTGTTGGAATTAAAATGtgtaacttatttatttatcaattctACTATCGAAACATCCAAATTCCAGTTCCAATATATTCCCGCACTATTCAAGACAATTCCATTCTCCTAACTATTTGTTAATTAGCTGAAATGGTTTATATGCGgttaaaatagaaaacaaaattcaaataaatctcTTCAGACTTACAATCTAACGACaaaaagaataaaagtaaaaaaaaaaggttatataattggaattgaaattatatttctaattccaatttcaatcaTCCAAAGTCCAAACCTTTATTTTCCGTATCcagaaaaataataaaggaaGAACTAGTACCTTAGTAAGAGTGTTGAATCTGAAAGATCACCGAACTTCTCTAGCTCATCCATGGCCTCGTGAACGCGATTACCAAGTAACAACAACTGGGAATTCAACAAACTCAATTGAGCATCCCTACCAAAAggttataaatattatagttGATGACATATCTCAACTATtacagaaaataaaaactaacaaAAGAGCTGTCTTTATAGTTtcaattgagttttttttgtctttttatgtGCTTCATTGTTTATAGTCTTtatagcttttttttttttttgggggggggggagCTAGCATGTGAGGTCTTTCTCTTCTATCCCCATCTTATCATTTCTCCCCAATTTCTCTCTTTGAATGATAGTTTGTACCCTAGTTGTATTTCGTAACTAAAATTATACAagtttttaatttagatttttgaAGGCTGATAAGAGTGCTCCAGGTCACAACAAAAAATGAAGTAATGAAGGATTTGCCTTACCTGTACCAAAGGAAGTAATGCCTCCTTAACTGGAGGTGTCATACATAAAGCAAGCCGTAAATGCTTGATTGCACTCTTGTAGTGATCATTTGTCAGTTCCTTATGTAAGTGATTGAAATCCACTAAATTACCACTAGAATTCAACATCCTCAGTGGAAGAAGCCATGTATTTAAACCTGTCCCAAAATAGAATCAGGTAAATAGTTTGTTAGAAACAGTCATATAAGATGCATCTCTTAGGATGCAGCAGGTCAAAAGCCCTAAACACTTGACAATCTACATTCAAGCAGTTATGCATCAGAAAGAATTATATGCCGAAAGTGGTTAAAATACCATTCTAGTTTCCTCAGTGTCCATTTTCAGcgttagaaattaaatattgaacAAATACAACCAAGTGAAAGACTATGGTTTTGCAGAGATTCAAATATGTACCAACCAAAGGAAACCGCCATATAACATAATTGTGCCCTTCtaacttagagcttgtttgatgtggggttatttgaaaaatccggattatgaattcaaaactttgtttgatgaaaaagtgggatatttgggttaaattactaaaatatctttttgtatttaatattcaaattttattaaaaaattaaagtaggGGTAATTGGTaaattttattgatgatttgaaCGATTTGATTGACTAAGTGATTAATGATGGGATaaggggttatttgaaaaaacccaaataatccCACATCAGACAAACTCCTAGATCAAGTTCTAATATCTAATGACTCCAGTCACATATTGAACACCATAACTTTAactgaaacaaaaaaaatgtgttacaaACACCTTTATGTTAAGATTGGTTGaccatatatataatgattatggTACTTCCTACAACAAAAACTATCTACGTCCATTTTCTTTATACCAAACTTCTCTGACAGCAGAGAATCTATTCAATGGTAATCTTTTGGAACCGGGATTGCATCTCAGGTTCTTTTCTGTCTCCCCCTAAGGGGTAGTCCCAGGAGGTTTACATTTcagccttgtttgatcttgggttatttgaataaccaagtggttaTTTCCAAATGATCTTATTTAGTGTAGGTTATAGAAAATCAAGTTATTTGGGTAACAAGACCTTAGGGGTATAAATATGTAATgagaaaataatctttaaaaaaaagatgGTATTATGGTTGATGATTTGACTGTTGAGTAAGAAAAAAGTTATCTTTACAGGTCTCAGAAGTCGGAACACTAACTTTGTAAGGAGTGGAACCTAGGCTAAACAAGATGACAATGATTAACTCACCACGGGAATGAAGAATTGATACATATTCCATATAATCAGCATGATTATCAAAAGAGTGGTCTTTCTGACTgctattatcatcatcatcgtcagaCTGCATGTAAAGTCCTTGTGACTGAAATTTTTTGG from Impatiens glandulifera chromosome 5, dImpGla2.1, whole genome shotgun sequence includes:
- the LOC124938342 gene encoding uncharacterized protein LOC124938342 encodes the protein MISKNLEMEMDDGCNEEVKVGKDKGYRKAKHDMYAEEVKFRRIKRILLSITKPSYTLRLGGENVRAEHRNRLQYLLCMLVRRHNWEEASGVLSVLLKATVGNKSPIKNRIKYGVALEILKHARSDVKATKFRHIFEIWMKKIGSMNMWPTKDRYVVQSEYIIFCLRQGNLDGAYQAALSLMQERQFSNDPMSNLVVGLTFYQLWYSSIPEDLQLQDIDESHVSLESEISRSYANTLFENSEGQCVVDEHEASHTSDLDSDTSVRIDKVSSHAHSVNDSKGSMEVDGSQGEMTPKKFQSQGLYMQSDDDDDNSSQKDHSFDNHADYMEYVSILHSRGLNTWLLPLRMLNSSGNLVDFNHLHKELTNDHYKSAIKHLRLALCMTPPVKEALLPLVQLLLLGNRVHEAMDELEKFGDLSDSTLLLRLKASLLESFDRDSYSKMVACYEETLKKDPTCSHSLSKLISMHHNGEYGPEELVEMIGLHLDGTYAESSMWHEFASCFLKLSVTEEDRMSVCIDETGNNTARHGYSVRFNRVPKMFIEGGSGKSWAFRCRWWLSRHFSPNTFSLETTAGELQLVSYKAAVASHIYGHAFEYVSNACKFLQENDTDLFLFLRMHMLNSVPFYDRNKRL
- the LOC124939245 gene encoding calmodulin calcium-dependent NAD kinase-like — protein: MQKDHSTIIGHSPSYTQILVASSVGLIIAAAMHYRLKKVRDCKVIPRIRLSDQGGVIYLECFPSYVARQMGFRNKKDCPLLCRMASEYIRKSEGCEDDIYAYFCNEQHAESLFIKLVEEFERCILSYFAFHWNHAHFMMSQVLGAEIEPKMKLRHIVMAATREQRFERVTKNLKVARVFNTLVEEMKAIGLAASDDSQCTDVMAPVDHKDRSPVLLLMGGGMGAGKSTVLKDILKDPFWAGAAGNAVIIEADAFKESDVIYKALSSTGHHHDMIKTAELVHQSSTDAASSVLVTALNEGRDVIMDGTLSWVPFVVQTIAMARNVHRSRYRMGIGYRVSDDGSVTESYWEKMEEREQEQEGVKKRRPYRIELVGVVCDAYLAVIRGIRRAILCRRAVRVKSQLKSHKRFADAFGTYCHLVDNARLYSTNALEGPPKLIGWKDKDKTLLVDPDEIRCVSTVGRLADEANSIYQLYGRPNPAYEDGNIWKDIVLSPSRLNIQKELKFSIQKIEKAKATSV